TGTCGGCAATAATGGCTTCACCGGGGGCGCGTTTGTGTTGTATCTGCTGTATGGCGAGGAGGCGATGGGCCTTTCCAACATCTATATTCTCCTCTTCATGGCCATGGCCGTGCTGGTTTTGTATCCATTGGCACGGCATTATGCGGAAGACTCGCCCCAAGGCTCTTTAACTGAGTTGTTTCGGAGAAGCCTTTTTGACTGGCGCTCGCTAGGTTTGCCGGTGGTATTGCTGGCCATTGCGCTATCGTCGTGGGGGGTGACACGCCCAGCTTTCCTCGTACGATGGCATGTAGTGGACGCTTTGGTGTACACCATTACACCGCTGGCGTTTTTTGGCATTGGGTTGCGGTTGCGTTTGTCGCGCCTGGCGCCCTTGCGCCGGATGATTGTCGGCACAGCGCTGGTGCGGTTTGTTTTGGGGGCACTGACAGCGGTAGCCCTGGCGTGGGTCACGCATGGACTGCCCTGGCCTCTGGAAGGATTGCGCTGGAAAGTGTATGTGGTGCAGGGGTTTGTGCCCACTGCCATTACCTCCGTAGCGGTAGCCAACATGTTTCGCCTCAAGCCAGATGAAGCCTCAGCCTTGTTTGTGGCCAACACCGTGATTTACCTGGTGGTGGTTCTGCCGCTGGTGTTCTGGCTCTTTGGCTGAGCAATCAACGCCATTCGTGCTTGGGGTACTTGCGCTGCAATTCCTGTTTGAGGCGGGGATAATGCTCACGCCAGAAGCCGGCCAAGTCCTGGGTGACCTGTACCGGACGCATGTTGGGAGCCAGGATGTGCAGAGTGAGGGGAACACGTCCCATGGCCAGGCGCGGCGTTTTTTCAATGCCGAACAGTTCTTGAATTCTCACGGCGCTATAGGGCGACGCCCCTGCGGCATAAACCACTTTGGGCCGGCGGCCATTGCCAAGGTCCACGCGCTCCGGAGCGTGGCGGTTGAGCAATTCTTGTTGCGCGGGAGAGAGCCAGGATTGCACCACTGGTTTCACAGGGCGGTCTTTAATTTCTTTGTAGGTAAACGCCCCGTGGCATATTTGCTCAATGAGGTGCAGGCGATCAGCCTCTTGCAACGGCGGCAGCTCCAATTCCGGGCAATGAGCAGCAAGAAAGTTCAGGCGAATAATCCATTGTTCGACTTCGTGGTCCCAATGTTTCAGGGTCAAGCGTCCTGCGGCAACTTCCGCGGCCAATAAAGGCGCAGCCGCTTCCAGCGGCGGCGGCTCCACCTTGCGGGTCTCGAGGGGCAAATCCCGAAACATCAGACACGCCTCACAATACACCCGGCGGTCGGTGGCATCGTAATAAATGCGTTGTTTTTGATGAATATCTTCAGGAAAAAGCTCCCGCAGCCATTCCGGCTTCACCGCGCTGGCCAGGGAAAGCAAGGTTTGGATGGTTTTATCGGCAGCTTCCACTTCCCGGATTTCGGCCACCACCAGCAGAGGACTGTGATGGACGACACTGTCACGAGCCAGCACCCCCTTGCGCCCATGCACCAATTCACACCGCAGCGTGCCCATGTCCACGCGTCGGGCCAGCCGATCGGCAAACGCAGCCAGGAGGCATTTACATAGAGCCTCATCTGAAACTCTCTCCGTTTCGACAGGCAAACCCTCACGCGCTGCAATGCGCAGGAATTGTTCTTGCAACGGCCCCACCTGACGGGCGGCTTGAGGGTTGATCCCCACACGTTGGCAGGCTTCCGGGCGGAAATCGTGGCGGACTGCATAGTTCCAGGCGCGCATGAGCAGAAAAAAATCTGATTCTGCCTTTTCCCCTAATAGATCATCACGATTTTGGCCCGAGACCCTGTCCAGTCGCCGCAGCAAAAGGTCACGCCCCTGGGTTAAAGCAGCCATCAAGGCCGCTTGCGGCACGCAACGATAATCGGCCGCCGCCAATAACAACCGCGCATAGCGAGGATGCACAGGGAAGGCGAGCATTTTGCGTCCCAGCGTGGTGATCTGGCCGTTGTGGTCCAAAGCCCCCAAATCGGTCAGCAATTCCTCTGCATGCACCAGCGCTTCGGTAGAGGGTGGCTCAAGCCAGCGAAATGCTTGCAGCTTCCCAATACCAGCCGCTTTGAGTGTCAAAACGACTTCGGACAAGTCCAGCCGCTTGACTTCCGGCGTTTCCTGGGCAGGACGTTCCCAATGCTCCTGGGCACTCCATAGCCGCAGGCAGCGCCCCGGCGCTGTACGCCCGGCACGTCCAGCTCGCTGGTCAGCAGAAGCACGACTGATTTTTTCAATGAACAAGGTGTTGATGCCCCGATTTGGATCATAGCGCGGGATGCGCGCCAGGCCGCTATCAATGACCAGGCGCACCCCATCAATGGTCAGCGAGGTTTCAGCCACGTTGGTGGCCACGACCACCTTGCGTCGTTCATAGCGGGCCACGGCGGCATCCTGGGCTTGCGGAGGCAGTTCTCCATGCAACGGCAGCACGAGCAGGCCGCGGGCTTCTGGCAATTGGCGCACTGCTTCCAGCGTTTGCTGGATTTCATAACTGCCCGGCATGAAGATTAAGACATCCCCCTCCATCCCTTCTCGCAAAGCTCTGCCAAGCGCGTCCGCCGCCAGTTGCCAGACGGGCAGTCCTCCGCCAGCTCGCACCGGCAGGTAATCCACGTCCACCGGAAAAGTGCGCCCTTCCGAAGTCACCGCGGCACAGGGTTGCAAGTAATTCCACAAAAGTCGGGTATCCAACGTGGCCGACATCACCAATATTTTCAGGTCAGGGCGAGTGGTCTCCTGAAGTTCCAACGCCCGTGCCAGGGTAATGTCGCCGTAAAGGTGGCGCTCATGAAATTCATCAAAAAGGATGGCAGTAACACCTTTGAGTTGCGGGTCTTCCACCATTTGCCGCAACAGAATACCCTCGGTAACATAACGAATGCGGGTGGACGGCGAACTAAAGTTTTCAAATCGGATACTGTATCCCACTTCACGCCCCAAGGGCACTTCCATTTCCCGCGCGACGCGTGCAGCCAGCAATCTGGCGGCCAATCGGCGTGGTTGGAGGATGATGGCTTGCCCGTCGCCCAGCAGGCCGTGGCGCAGCAGCATTTGAGGGACCTGGGTGGATTTCCCTGAGCCTGTGGGTGCCTGTACAATCAAGCGGTGGTGCTGCTGGAGGCGTTCGATAATGTCCGCCTCAATAGCGTAAATGGGCAGGCGTTCCGTCATGCTAAGCAAGGGGGCCAGGAGGTCGTGGAAGCATTGAACCGAAGACTCAAGGTTTCTCATGCCAGAGGCGCTCTGCAGCGCGATAATAGGCATAAGCAGTGGGATTATCCCACCAGTTCAGGCGAATGGAGGCAGCAAACCAAACCTTGGAGCGCCGATATTGGCGGCGCTGGAAGTAATGCCACCCCATATTGGCGAGGGTGTAGTAATTATTGGGGTCAAGTTCCAGAGCACGGAGAAAATAAGGCTCAGCCAGGTCATGTTCCCCCAGCCAGTCGTGGCACATGCCCAGGCGAATGAGGGCATAAGAATCCATCGGATTTAATTCAATGGCCCGCTGGAACCACTCCATGGCAGTGCGCGCCTGATTGATGTAGTCACCCTCCTGGCGCCAGCTCTTGCGACGGTGGTATTCGCCGATTTGATGGGCCACCCAATGGCTCAAGGGTTGGGCCTCCCAAGCCCGGTGCAAGGCAGCCAGTTGGACAGCACCAGACTCTGCACGGTCAGCCTGGCGCTGCCAGTAAGCATGTTCCGCGCTGCGCCAAGCTCGCACCCCCAGAAAGCCACCAACCATCAGCAGGGACAAGCTGAAAAAAAACAAGGTGGGCCGACTTAATGGCACCCAGTATCGCTCGGTGGCGAAACGCAAATGCCCGCACATGAGCGCCAGTAGGGCAAACGCTGTCAATGCAATCGCCGGCAAATGAAAATGGAAGTCCGTTACACAGGCCAGCAGCAGACCAATCCATCCGATGCCCGCTCCCATGAGGAAGGCGCGTTTGCCTCCGCGCAATTCCTCCTGATGTATGGAATGACTCAGCGCTCGCCAGGCGCGCCAGCCTCCCCCCAGCCCGAGGGCCACCGCCAATGTCAGGATGCCAACCCCGGCAGCCCCGTAATCCACGAGGGTATTGACATATTCGTTGAGAGCGAAATTGGGACGAAGCTGGGTATGATTCACCGGTTGCCGGTATTTGGGATAGACCAAATCAAAATGCGCCGGGCCATGTCCCCACCATGGACTGTCCTGCCAGAGTTGTATTCCTGCTTCCCAAAGGCGCCAGCGAGGGTCACGGTCGTGCCCGCGGTCAAAGGCCGCCGCCACCCGTCGCTTAATTTTTTCCTGGGCCTGGCCGTAAAACCAAATGCCGCCAAGAAAAATTACTATGAGAATGACCAGGACTGGAATGCGGTATTGGCGCATGGCAAACAAGGCGGCTGCCAGCAACACCAGCGCAACAAAAGCTGCTAGCCACCCCCCGCGTGAAAGCGTCACCGCGATGCCCCCCAACATGATTAATGCCGCGTAGCCGGTGATGATGCGGGTGGGATAATTGAGCCGGCCGGCCAGGGTAAAGGTAATCGCCAGCGGTAATAGAAGCGTTAAAAATCCGGCCAGGTGATTGGGATAGGCGAAAGTGCCACTGCCCCGCTGGGCATAAGTGGCAGGCTTGAACAAATGCCAAACCATGGTGTCACCGGTAACAAATTGCACCATGGCATATAAAGACACACCCACGGCTAGCAGGCTCAAACACAAAGTCACCCAGCGACTGGCCTCTTGCCGGTAAAGATTATTCAGTGCCCAGAGGAAAAACAGGGCATAAACACCTACACGCAAAACCTCTTCCTGGGCTTCATGCTGAACGGGGGCAAAATGGGCGCGCACCAATGCATACCCTCCAAATAACAACGTCAACCAGCACACGGGCGGCCACAATAAACGCGGGTTGGGGGCAATCCATAAGCGGACCAGCCACAACACGAGGGCCAGCAGGACCAGGCCGGTAGCCACGGCAAACTCGGTGGCACGCACAGCCCCGAATGCCAAGGTTGAAAACACCAAAATAAGGCAGAGAAGCGCCAGACACACCTTTTCCAGCACCTCGTCCATGCGTTGAATGTCCACTTGCATTCTTTGGACACCCTAGCGCAGGCGGGGCCTTCCGTCACGTGGATTATGGTTCAGCCAGTCCCTTTTACTTTGCCCTGTCGAGGGGAATGATTTTATGCTGTGCTCATGCGGGTCATCGGCTTGCAATACGACATCGTCTGGGAAAACAAAGCTGCCAATTTTCAAAAAGTGCGGCATCTGTTGGGGGAGGCTGCGCTCGGCCCCGACACCCTTGTGGTTTTGCCCGAAATGTTCGCCACTGGTTTTTCCATGCAGGTGGCACAGATTGCTGAACCGGCAGGCGGCCCGACGGAACAATTTCTCGCTCAACTCGCACGAGAGTATCAATGCACGGTTGTGGGCGGAAAAGTTTCACCCGGCAATCCTCCCTTGGGTCGCAATGAAGCCGTTATCTTTGACCCCCAAGGCCAATTGGCTGGCCGCTATGCCAAGCAACGCACGTTTAATCCAGGCGATGAGGGAAAGTATTATGAAAGCGGTTCTCAGACGGTGCTGATGCTCACCGGCTCATGGCGGTGGTCACCTTTTATTTGCTACGACCTGCGGTTCCCCGAGTTATTCCGGCGCGCGGCCAAAGAGGGGGCAGAGTTGTTTGTGATTATTGCCAACTGGCCGCTTGAGCGGATTGAACATTGGCAGATATTGCTGCGTGCTCGCGCCATTGAAAATCAGGCCTATGTGGTGGGGGTCAACCGATGTGGACGATCACCCAAGTTGGTCTATGGTGGACAGTCGTTGGTGATATCCCCCCGCGGTGAAGTGTTGGCCCAAGCAGGCGATGGGGAAGCAGTCTTAGCCGCAGACATCGAGCGGGAAAGCCTGTTGGAATATCGTCGTGATTTTCCCGTTTTGGCTGACCTGTTAATCAGTCCTCCCGGTTAAGCGGTCAAGCCGATTTGGGCGGCGGTTTGTTGGCTGATGCGGGGGAGGCAGGAGAAGTGCGTTCCAACCGAGTGTCCTCCCAGGAACATGGATCCTCAATCGGCTCGAGATGCGTGAATATTGTGGCTGCTGGCAGGCGGGACCGCAAATCAGCTTCAAGTTTTTCAAGCCAGTCGTGCCCCTGTTGAACAGTCCAGGTGCCGGGCACCAAAACGTGCATGGAAATAAACCGGCGCATTCCCGATTGCCGGGTGCGCAATGCGTGAAATTGCAAACCGGACTCTCGATAGGGTGACAAAACTTCCTGGATCACTTGCTGGTCCTCTACTGGCAGGGCTGTGTCCATCAGCCCCAGGATGGAACGCCGCACAATGAGCCAGCCTGTGCGAGTAATGTTGACTGCCATGGCGATGGCGATTAGGGGGTCCAACCATTGCCAACCCGTCAATCCTACCGCTCCTACACCCCCGATTACCGCTACCGAAGTCCAGACGTCTGTCATCAAGTGACTGGCATTAGCTTCCAAGGTGATGGAACGATGCAGTCGGCCCGCACGGCCCAATACCATGGCCACCACCAAATTGATGCTGGATGCCAACACGCTGATGACCAATCCCAACCCCAAATCGTGCAGGGGCTGCGGGAATAGAAGCCGGTTAATGGCCGCCGCCGCAATACTCACCGCCGCCACCACAATCATCGTCCCTTCGGCGCCACTGGAGAAATACTCTGCCTTGCTATGCCCATAAGCATGGTCTTCATCCGGCGGGCGGGCAGCGATGGCCAGCACCACCAAAGCCATGATGGCCCCCGCTAGGTTGACCAGGGATTCTAAGGCGTCCGACAAAAGGCCGATGGAGCCAGTGACAAAAAATGCGCTGGTTTTTAATCCAATCGTCACTCCTGCCGCACCAATGGACAACCATGCGTATCGCGTCAGCTTCGCCTCGGAAAATCCATCGGCACCCTGGGGCCTGTTAGTGTCAGAAAGCATTTTGTGCGTCCACCGCAGGTGGAGCATAGCAAAAATGTTATGCAGAGCAACCTAATGCAAAAAGGGCGACCGGCAAGACAATCTGATGCTTCCTGCCGAAGTGCTCAAATTAAGGTTGATATAACTGGTTGTTGGCAAATCCTCGCGGTGTTTCCATTGAAACCGTTTGCCATGAAGCGAACGGACAGGGCGGAAATCTTCTTGTGGGTCCTATAATCTAAAATTCCAACCTTTTTTCGATTCGCGTTCAGATGCCACCCGTCAAGC
This is a stretch of genomic DNA from Fontisphaera persica. It encodes these proteins:
- the hrpB gene encoding ATP-dependent helicase HrpB, giving the protein MTERLPIYAIEADIIERLQQHHRLIVQAPTGSGKSTQVPQMLLRHGLLGDGQAIILQPRRLAARLLAARVAREMEVPLGREVGYSIRFENFSSPSTRIRYVTEGILLRQMVEDPQLKGVTAILFDEFHERHLYGDITLARALELQETTRPDLKILVMSATLDTRLLWNYLQPCAAVTSEGRTFPVDVDYLPVRAGGGLPVWQLAADALGRALREGMEGDVLIFMPGSYEIQQTLEAVRQLPEARGLLVLPLHGELPPQAQDAAVARYERRKVVVATNVAETSLTIDGVRLVIDSGLARIPRYDPNRGINTLFIEKISRASADQRAGRAGRTAPGRCLRLWSAQEHWERPAQETPEVKRLDLSEVVLTLKAAGIGKLQAFRWLEPPSTEALVHAEELLTDLGALDHNGQITTLGRKMLAFPVHPRYARLLLAAADYRCVPQAALMAALTQGRDLLLRRLDRVSGQNRDDLLGEKAESDFFLLMRAWNYAVRHDFRPEACQRVGINPQAARQVGPLQEQFLRIAAREGLPVETERVSDEALCKCLLAAFADRLARRVDMGTLRCELVHGRKGVLARDSVVHHSPLLVVAEIREVEAADKTIQTLLSLASAVKPEWLRELFPEDIHQKQRIYYDATDRRVYCEACLMFRDLPLETRKVEPPPLEAAAPLLAAEVAAGRLTLKHWDHEVEQWIIRLNFLAAHCPELELPPLQEADRLHLIEQICHGAFTYKEIKDRPVKPVVQSWLSPAQQELLNRHAPERVDLGNGRRPKVVYAAGASPYSAVRIQELFGIEKTPRLAMGRVPLTLHILAPNMRPVQVTQDLAGFWREHYPRLKQELQRKYPKHEWR
- a CDS encoding O-antigen ligase family protein, translated to MQVDIQRMDEVLEKVCLALLCLILVFSTLAFGAVRATEFAVATGLVLLALVLWLVRLWIAPNPRLLWPPVCWLTLLFGGYALVRAHFAPVQHEAQEEVLRVGVYALFFLWALNNLYRQEASRWVTLCLSLLAVGVSLYAMVQFVTGDTMVWHLFKPATYAQRGSGTFAYPNHLAGFLTLLLPLAITFTLAGRLNYPTRIITGYAALIMLGGIAVTLSRGGWLAAFVALVLLAAALFAMRQYRIPVLVILIVIFLGGIWFYGQAQEKIKRRVAAAFDRGHDRDPRWRLWEAGIQLWQDSPWWGHGPAHFDLVYPKYRQPVNHTQLRPNFALNEYVNTLVDYGAAGVGILTLAVALGLGGGWRAWRALSHSIHQEELRGGKRAFLMGAGIGWIGLLLACVTDFHFHLPAIALTAFALLALMCGHLRFATERYWVPLSRPTLFFFSLSLLMVGGFLGVRAWRSAEHAYWQRQADRAESGAVQLAALHRAWEAQPLSHWVAHQIGEYHRRKSWRQEGDYINQARTAMEWFQRAIELNPMDSYALIRLGMCHDWLGEHDLAEPYFLRALELDPNNYYTLANMGWHYFQRRQYRRSKVWFAASIRLNWWDNPTAYAYYRAAERLWHEKP
- a CDS encoding AEC family transporter, whose translation is MSPVVQKFVISACVIVLSTVAGYLCRRRGWLAETASERIMTWVAVFGYSSVGFLTVWGTALKPADAILPLWAVLHMLVMTFLSLGLSRWFAQNRAERGLFALIAGVGNNGFTGGAFVLYLLYGEEAMGLSNIYILLFMAMAVLVLYPLARHYAEDSPQGSLTELFRRSLFDWRSLGLPVVLLAIALSSWGVTRPAFLVRWHVVDALVYTITPLAFFGIGLRLRLSRLAPLRRMIVGTALVRFVLGALTAVALAWVTHGLPWPLEGLRWKVYVVQGFVPTAITSVAVANMFRLKPDEASALFVANTVIYLVVVLPLVFWLFG
- a CDS encoding cation diffusion facilitator family transporter, encoding MLSDTNRPQGADGFSEAKLTRYAWLSIGAAGVTIGLKTSAFFVTGSIGLLSDALESLVNLAGAIMALVVLAIAARPPDEDHAYGHSKAEYFSSGAEGTMIVVAAVSIAAAAINRLLFPQPLHDLGLGLVISVLASSINLVVAMVLGRAGRLHRSITLEANASHLMTDVWTSVAVIGGVGAVGLTGWQWLDPLIAIAMAVNITRTGWLIVRRSILGLMDTALPVEDQQVIQEVLSPYRESGLQFHALRTRQSGMRRFISMHVLVPGTWTVQQGHDWLEKLEADLRSRLPAATIFTHLEPIEDPCSWEDTRLERTSPASPASANKPPPKSA
- a CDS encoding carbon-nitrogen family hydrolase, which codes for MRVIGLQYDIVWENKAANFQKVRHLLGEAALGPDTLVVLPEMFATGFSMQVAQIAEPAGGPTEQFLAQLAREYQCTVVGGKVSPGNPPLGRNEAVIFDPQGQLAGRYAKQRTFNPGDEGKYYESGSQTVLMLTGSWRWSPFICYDLRFPELFRRAAKEGAELFVIIANWPLERIEHWQILLRARAIENQAYVVGVNRCGRSPKLVYGGQSLVISPRGEVLAQAGDGEAVLAADIERESLLEYRRDFPVLADLLISPPG